Proteins from a genomic interval of Bacteroidota bacterium:
- a CDS encoding PKD domain-containing protein, whose protein sequence is MKKKTTYRIFVFLLALIFSSFLSFSQKEGNIWYFGKYAGVNFNGYNPTAITNSAMFQYEGCATISDSNGNLLFYTNGMTVWNKSHQTMENGTGLKGGYPSTQSSIIVPRPKSNKIYFIFTIDDVAGPNGLQYSTVNMSLAGGKGKVISKNNLLITPTTEKVTAVRCSNGTDTWVITHGWDTNAFFTYMVDSTGINSTPIVSNVGYKHGGSLSKASGYLKASPDGSKIAIAQQSYNGLVQILDFNDSTGYLSNPITISSIHDPYGLEFSPDGSKLYISSQSTGEIYQFNLQAGSTNDILSSEYQVGISASQVGALQIAIDGKIYIARTSGYLGIIKNPNAFGSGCNFQDNGLYLGGKESKYGLPTFNQSYFYNPDFYYENFCFGDSTKFYIYNTSFVDSVRWYFGDFNSGSKNTSTDIHPSHLYTAPGSYSLGLFIHHQGTTDTITWTLPIYPKPEIDFTINDSAQCLKGNTFVFTNLTSISKGSINYLWNFGDTASSEQKSPIYSYGSSDTFKTTLYAVSNHGCKDTFSKYNIVFPSPDADFSMNDSAQCFDKNEYKFINLSSIDYGSLIYYWTFGDGKVAIKNNPTHTYTSADTFLVNLIATSNQGCKDTATEIAYVHVHPTPTAIFSINDSSQCFKGNHFIFTNNSHFNDGAVSYEWYFDDGDTSHSENVTHSYDTNSTFMVTLFAISEFNCKDEMTKNAHVHPMPNAKFILNDSSQCLNKNQAEITNNSTINSGNMNYFWDFGDGLTSNTKNPVHQYLTDDSFNIKLAVFSDFGCSDSTSKKIFVQPMPSIDFTINDNTQCFSDNNFIFTNSSTIKYGSITTYEWQTDDGNSFSSKNLTHSYTTHNEYDVQLLCISDKGCKDSIQRKAFVFPMPKTNFIIDDSVQCFGNNKFAFEDKSTIVEGIIESYYWQPGDGSVYLTRKFNHSFSNPNTYLAKLYSSSDQGCVDSATKMIIVNPNPETKFSINDKEQCLNNNLFVYKNNSTIQSGSINSNLWDVGDGTNYNLISLSHTYSAYDTFEIILKTISDKGCTDSLNKTVYVHAMPKAKFDVNKSKQCLDNNNFDFVNTSTIVNGSLTGYFWTFGDGGSSYANSPDFSYTDDGTYNVELKVTSNHGCTDSTTTKMTVFPMPQPDFDNSMPCLNVPTNFSDKSTITSPGNITQWQWHFGNGASSTNSSPSCTYDQAGIYVVNFIATSDKGCNSSTSKTLKVNNHVSQNYLIRTTVENNDHILIEWTASPSGSPAKYILERSDGNGFNEIAKLSPTTLSYKDYNANISSNSYSYRIKVVDSCNYQSNYSNIGKSILLTIDANKNPLVLNWTKYEEWKYPVENYKIQLQNTETYFFEEITTLSSDSSSFTDANNSQLLDEYCYKITAYESDTNTISNSNVACESIPLLVWIPNTFTPNNDGINDTYKIIGKYIVDFQIGIFNRWGEEVFKSNDINNCWDGTFRNKLCETDTYFFRLVVKGTKEQKRIENGTLLLLR, encoded by the coding sequence ATGAAGAAAAAAACAACATACAGAATTTTTGTTTTTTTATTAGCCCTTATCTTTTCTTCGTTTTTATCTTTTTCACAAAAAGAGGGTAATATTTGGTATTTCGGCAAATATGCAGGTGTTAATTTCAATGGCTACAACCCTACTGCAATTACAAACAGTGCAATGTTTCAATACGAAGGCTGTGCAACTATTTCCGATAGCAATGGTAATCTTTTATTCTATACAAATGGAATGACTGTTTGGAATAAAAGTCATCAAACGATGGAAAACGGTACAGGATTAAAAGGAGGATATCCCTCAACTCAATCTTCAATAATTGTTCCCAGACCAAAAAGCAATAAAATATATTTTATTTTTACTATTGACGATGTAGCAGGACCCAATGGTTTGCAATACTCAACTGTAAACATGAGTCTTGCTGGTGGAAAAGGTAAAGTAATCTCAAAAAACAATCTTCTTATTACTCCAACAACAGAGAAAGTTACAGCAGTAAGATGTAGCAATGGTACTGATACATGGGTAATTACTCACGGATGGGATACTAATGCATTCTTTACTTATATGGTTGACAGCACAGGTATAAATTCAACTCCTATTGTCAGTAATGTAGGTTATAAACATGGAGGGTCGCTTTCAAAAGCAAGTGGTTATCTCAAAGCTTCACCTGACGGTTCTAAAATAGCAATTGCCCAACAAAGCTATAACGGTCTAGTTCAAATCCTTGATTTTAACGACTCTACAGGATATTTATCAAACCCTATTACAATTTCGTCAATACACGACCCTTATGGTTTGGAATTTTCCCCTGACGGTTCAAAACTTTATATCAGTTCTCAAAGTACCGGAGAAATATATCAATTCAATTTACAAGCAGGAAGCACAAATGACATTTTAAGCTCCGAATATCAGGTTGGAATTTCTGCAAGTCAAGTTGGTGCTTTACAAATTGCAATTGACGGAAAAATTTATATTGCAAGAACAAGCGGTTATTTAGGAATAATAAAAAACCCTAACGCTTTTGGTTCGGGTTGCAATTTTCAAGATAACGGTTTATATCTTGGAGGTAAAGAAAGTAAATACGGTTTACCAACTTTTAATCAAAGTTATTTTTATAATCCTGACTTTTATTACGAAAATTTTTGTTTTGGAGATTCCACAAAATTTTACATCTATAACACAAGCTTTGTTGATTCGGTAAGATGGTACTTTGGTGATTTTAACTCAGGAAGTAAAAATACTTCTACGGATATTCATCCAAGCCACCTATATACAGCCCCGGGTAGTTACTCTCTTGGTTTATTTATTCATCATCAAGGAACTACTGACACAATAACATGGACATTACCAATTTATCCAAAACCTGAAATTGATTTCACTATAAACGATAGTGCTCAATGCTTAAAAGGAAATACTTTTGTATTTACAAATTTAACATCAATATCAAAAGGCTCAATTAATTATTTATGGAATTTTGGCGATACAGCTTCATCCGAACAAAAGTCTCCAATTTATTCTTACGGAAGTTCGGACACTTTTAAAACAACATTATATGCTGTCTCAAACCATGGATGTAAAGATACTTTTTCAAAATATAACATTGTGTTTCCTTCACCTGATGCAGATTTTTCAATGAATGACAGTGCCCAATGTTTTGACAAAAACGAATATAAATTTATAAACCTTTCTTCTATTGATTATGGTAGCCTTATTTATTATTGGACATTTGGAGATGGAAAGGTTGCTATTAAAAATAATCCTACACATACATATACAAGTGCCGATACTTTTCTTGTAAATTTAATAGCAACATCAAATCAAGGATGTAAAGATACAGCTACAGAAATTGCTTACGTGCATGTTCATCCTACACCAACCGCCATATTTTCAATAAATGATTCATCTCAATGTTTTAAAGGTAACCATTTCATTTTTACAAACAATTCACATTTTAATGATGGTGCCGTTTCTTATGAATGGTATTTTGATGATGGAGATACCTCTCACAGCGAAAATGTTACTCATTCTTATGATACAAACAGCACTTTTATGGTTACACTTTTTGCTATTTCTGAATTTAACTGCAAAGATGAAATGACAAAAAATGCTCATGTACATCCTATGCCAAATGCAAAATTTATATTAAATGACAGCTCTCAATGCTTAAATAAAAATCAAGCTGAGATCACCAATAACAGTACTATCAACAGTGGCAATATGAACTATTTTTGGGACTTTGGTGACGGCTTAACTTCGAATACAAAAAACCCTGTTCATCAATATTTGACTGATGATAGTTTTAATATCAAACTTGCAGTATTTTCCGATTTCGGTTGCTCCGATTCTACTTCCAAAAAAATATTTGTTCAACCAATGCCAAGTATTGATTTTACAATTAACGATAATACTCAATGCTTCTCTGATAATAATTTTATTTTTACAAATAGCTCAACTATAAAATATGGAAGTATAACCACTTACGAATGGCAAACTGATGATGGCAATTCATTCTCTTCAAAAAACCTAACACATAGTTACACAACTCATAACGAATATGATGTTCAATTGCTTTGCATTTCTGATAAAGGCTGTAAAGATTCTATTCAAAGAAAAGCCTTTGTTTTTCCAATGCCCAAAACTAATTTTATAATTGATGACTCTGTGCAATGCTTCGGAAATAATAAATTTGCATTTGAAGATAAATCCACAATTGTTGAAGGAATTATAGAATCCTATTATTGGCAACCCGGTGACGGCTCAGTCTATCTTACTCGAAAATTTAATCACTCCTTCTCCAATCCAAATACTTACCTCGCAAAATTATATTCATCTTCTGATCAAGGATGTGTCGATTCTGCTACTAAAATGATAATTGTTAATCCTAATCCCGAAACGAAATTCTCAATTAATGATAAGGAGCAATGCCTTAACAATAATCTTTTTGTTTACAAAAATAATTCTACAATACAATCAGGGTCAATCAATTCAAATTTATGGGATGTTGGTGACGGAACAAACTATAATTTAATTAGCCTAAGCCATACTTATTCCGCTTATGATACTTTTGAAATAATACTAAAAACAATTTCGGATAAAGGATGTACTGATTCACTTAACAAAACTGTTTATGTACATGCAATGCCTAAAGCAAAATTTGATGTAAACAAGAGCAAACAATGTCTTGACAATAATAATTTTGATTTTGTAAATACATCCACAATTGTTAATGGTTCACTTACAGGTTATTTCTGGACATTTGGAGACGGAGGTTCATCTTATGCAAATTCACCTGATTTTTCATACACTGATGATGGCACTTATAATGTGGAATTAAAAGTTACTTCAAATCACGGATGTACTGATTCTACAACAACAAAAATGACAGTTTTTCCAATGCCTCAACCTGATTTTGACAATAGTATGCCCTGCTTGAATGTTCCAACAAATTTTTCTGATAAATCAACTATTACATCTCCCGGAAATATAACTCAATGGCAATGGCATTTTGGAAACGGAGCTTCATCAACCAACTCTTCCCCATCTTGCACTTATGACCAAGCCGGAATTTATGTAGTTAATTTCATTGCAACATCTGACAAAGGCTGTAATAGTTCAACATCAAAAACCCTAAAGGTTAATAATCATGTTTCACAAAATTATTTAATAAGAACCACAGTTGAAAACAACGACCATATTTTAATTGAATGGACTGCCTCTCCTTCAGGTTCTCCCGCAAAATACATTCTTGAAAGATCGGATGGAAATGGATTTAACGAAATTGCAAAATTATCTCCCACTACTCTTTCTTATAAAGATTACAACGCTAATATTTCATCTAATTCATATTCCTACAGAATAAAAGTAGTTGATAGTTGTAATTATCAAAGCAATTATTCAAACATTGGAAAATCCATTTTACTTACAATTGATGCCAACAAAAACCCTCTTGTATTAAACTGGACAAAATATGAAGAATGGAAGTATCCTGTTGAAAATTACAAAATCCAATTACAAAATACAGAAACATACTTCTTTGAAGAAATCACAACCTTATCAAGCGATTCATCAAGTTTTACCGATGCAAATAATAGTCAATTATTAGATGAATATTGCTACAAAATAACTGCTTACGAATCGGACACAAATACTATAAGTAATTCAAATGTTGCCTGTGAATCTATTCCCTTACTTGTATGGATTCCCAATACCTTTACACCAAATAATGATGGTATTAATGACACATACAAAATTATTGGGAAATATATTGTTGACTTTCAAATAGGAATTTTTAATCGCTGGGGTGAAGAAGTTTTTAAAAGTAATGATATTAATAATTGCTGGGATGGTACTTTTAGAAATAAATTATGTGAAACCGACACTTATTTTTTCCGTCTTGTTGTAAAAGGAACAAAAGAGCAAAAGAGAATTGAAAACGGAACTTTGTTGTTGCTTAGGTGA